AGCAAATAATGGATGCGTATAACAGTGGCGTGATCGACCAACGTGAATACGAAAATAGTGTTGGGACCGATAAGGAGACATTATCCTAAGTATGTGACAATCAAAAGAACTGCCCCTTGGATTGGGGCAGTTCTTTTGTATCTAACTTAATTAGATGTTTGTTTTCTTTTTTTCTAAACTTGGCTTTCACTTGCATATACATATATAAGAGGAGGAAGGGAGGTTTTCGTTTTGCGTATTGGTATACCGAAGGAAATAAAAAATAATGAAAATCGAGTAGCCATTACCCCTGCTGGAGTTTGGAATCTGACGAAAAATGGGCATGAAATTTTGATTGAACAGAATGCTGGACTTGGCTCAGGTTTTACTAATGATGACTATCATGCCGTCGGCGCAAAAATTGTCCATCATGCAGCGGATGCTTGGAGTACGGATATGGTTATGAAGGTAAAAGAACCACTTCCAAGCGAATATGGCTATTTTCGTGATGGTTTAATTATTTTTACATATCTTCACTTGGCACCAGAACCCGTATTAACGAAAGCCTTACTTGATCAAAAAGTCATCGGAATTGCTTACGAAACAGTACAGTTAGCGAATAGTTCCCTTCCTCTTTTGACGCCGATGAGTGAGATTGCTGGTAGAATGGCACCGCAAATTGGAGCACAATTTTTAGAAAAAGTGTATGGTGGAAAAGGGATTTTATTATCTGGAGTTCCTGGTGTTTCGAGGGGGAGGGTAACGATTATCGGCGGCGGTGTTGCTGGAACAAATGCCGCGAAGATGGCCATTGGCTTAGGTGCTAACGTGACGGTCATTGATGTAAATCCTGAAAGATTACGTCAGCTTGATGATTTATTCGGTCATAGAATTGTGACCTTGATCTCAAATCCATATAATATAGCGGATTCGGTAAAAGAATCGGATTTAGTCATTGGCGCTGTGTTAATTCCAGGAGCGAAAGCACCAAAACTTGTAACAAACGAGATGATAAAGGCAATGACGACCGGCTCAGTCGTTGTCGATATAGCCATTGATCAAGGCGGTATATTTGAAACGACAGATCGAATGACTACACATGAGCACCCAACCTATGAAAGATATGGAATTGTCCATTATGCAGTCGCTAACATGCCTGGTGCTGTTCCAAGGACCTCTACCTTTGCCTTAACGAATGTGACCGTTCCTTATGCGGTTCAAATTGCCAATAAAGGCTACAAGCAGGCCTGCCTCGATAACGAAGCCCTTATGAAGGGTGTTAACACACTTAAGGGCTATGTCACCTATAAGGCTGTTGCAGAAAGCTTAAAATACCCGTATAAAGATGTGAAAGAGCTTTTATAGTAAGGCTGTGTTAAAACTCATTATTGTTTTTGGTTTAAGTTGATTGGAGCGAAGCGCCTGGAGCGGAAATCAACACTCTAAAT
The DNA window shown above is from Bacillus sp. T3 and carries:
- the ald gene encoding alanine dehydrogenase is translated as MRIGIPKEIKNNENRVAITPAGVWNLTKNGHEILIEQNAGLGSGFTNDDYHAVGAKIVHHAADAWSTDMVMKVKEPLPSEYGYFRDGLIIFTYLHLAPEPVLTKALLDQKVIGIAYETVQLANSSLPLLTPMSEIAGRMAPQIGAQFLEKVYGGKGILLSGVPGVSRGRVTIIGGGVAGTNAAKMAIGLGANVTVIDVNPERLRQLDDLFGHRIVTLISNPYNIADSVKESDLVIGAVLIPGAKAPKLVTNEMIKAMTTGSVVVDIAIDQGGIFETTDRMTTHEHPTYERYGIVHYAVANMPGAVPRTSTFALTNVTVPYAVQIANKGYKQACLDNEALMKGVNTLKGYVTYKAVAESLKYPYKDVKELL